Proteins encoded in a region of the Zea mays cultivar B73 chromosome 4, Zm-B73-REFERENCE-NAM-5.0, whole genome shotgun sequence genome:
- the LOC100276323 gene encoding uncharacterized protein LOC100276323, with translation MANHQEKPTTSPPPQPAEGSVARPRLPGVGNAHPGSAGYPNPPDAAIPDAATLRDQWRFAVRQYSRWYSHAWGTAILAGAAFFALGWLVKGSNPLPSRAEPQHGAIGKSVAKEDN, from the coding sequence ATGGCAAACCACCAGGAGAAGCCCACCACGTCCCCACCGCCCCAGCCGGCGGAGGGCAGCGTCGCTCGCCCCCGCTTGCCCGGCGTCGGCAACGCACACCCGGGCAGTGCCGGATACCCAAACCCGCCAGATGCCGCGATCCCCGATGCGGCGACTCTTCGGGACCAGTGGCGGTTTGCCGTGCGGCAGTACAGCCGCTGGTACTCCCACGCCTGGGGCACCGCCATCCTTGCCGGCGCCGCCTTCTTCGCGCTTGGGTGGCTTGTCAAGGGGTCAAACCCGCTCCCGTCCCGGGCCGAGCCACAACACGGCGCCATTGGCAAATCCGTCGCTAAGGAGGACAATTGA